The following are from one region of the Anaeropeptidivorans aminofermentans genome:
- the brnQ gene encoding branched-chain amino acid transport system II carrier protein, which yields MNQKLSFSSYIAVGSMLFGLFFGAGNLIFPVLMGQQSGSQVYIASMGFIITAVGLPFLGVVAMGFSQSSGLFELASRVHPYYSYGFTVLLYLTIGPFFALPRTATVSYEIGLAPYIPDNYRAFGLALFTLLFFGGALFFSLRPNKILTWVGKILNPLFLVFLSFLIIASLVFPMGSTAMAPVHEAYANASFFKGFTEGYNTMDALAALAFGIIVVQNIKALGVTDPKGIALGTLKAGILSVILMSIIYLFLALIGSTSTSIMAPAPNGGIALAKIANHYFGAFGSILLAVIVTLACLKTAIGLITACSETFQQMFPNTLSYKAYVILFTAFSCLVANIGLTQLIALSIPVLMFIYPLAIGLIILALISPIFKGRRCVYLSATLFTMFVSIADGLNAMPEFIRNTSWADAIINFYKNCVPFFNLGMGWVIPLLLGTVTGIIISHFLPEKS from the coding sequence TTGAATCAGAAATTATCCTTTTCATCTTACATTGCCGTAGGCTCTATGCTTTTCGGACTGTTTTTCGGCGCCGGAAACCTGATATTTCCCGTTTTAATGGGGCAGCAGTCGGGAAGCCAGGTATATATAGCCTCTATGGGCTTTATCATTACTGCGGTGGGACTCCCCTTTCTGGGCGTCGTTGCAATGGGCTTTTCTCAAAGCAGCGGCCTTTTTGAGCTGGCAAGCAGAGTACATCCCTATTATTCCTATGGCTTTACGGTTCTTTTGTATCTTACTATAGGGCCTTTTTTCGCTCTTCCAAGAACAGCTACGGTTTCTTATGAAATAGGCCTTGCTCCTTATATCCCTGATAATTACAGGGCATTTGGCCTTGCGCTTTTTACTTTGCTGTTTTTCGGCGGGGCATTGTTTTTTTCGTTAAGGCCCAACAAAATATTAACATGGGTTGGAAAAATACTAAATCCCCTTTTTCTTGTGTTTTTAAGCTTTTTAATTATTGCAAGCCTTGTGTTTCCCATGGGAAGCACAGCAATGGCCCCTGTTCATGAAGCATATGCCAACGCCTCATTTTTCAAGGGGTTTACGGAAGGCTATAATACCATGGATGCTTTGGCCGCCCTTGCCTTCGGCATAATTGTTGTGCAGAACATAAAGGCCCTCGGCGTTACAGACCCTAAGGGCATAGCTCTTGGAACATTAAAAGCCGGCATTTTAAGCGTAATACTTATGAGCATTATATATCTTTTTCTTGCGCTCATCGGCTCAACAAGCACAAGCATCATGGCGCCTGCCCCAAACGGAGGAATCGCCCTTGCTAAAATAGCGAATCATTATTTCGGCGCCTTCGGAAGCATTCTCCTTGCCGTAATCGTTACCCTTGCCTGCCTTAAAACTGCTATCGGCCTTATAACCGCCTGCTCTGAAACATTTCAGCAGATGTTTCCAAATACCCTTAGCTATAAGGCCTATGTAATACTATTTACTGCATTTTCATGTCTTGTAGCAAACATTGGCCTTACCCAGCTGATAGCCCTTTCCATACCTGTTTTAATGTTTATTTATCCTCTTGCCATCGGATTAATAATACTTGCTTTAATTTCTCCCATTTTTAAAGGAAGAAGATGCGTTTACCTTTCCGCAACGCTCTTTACCATGTTTGTAAGCATTGCAGACGGCCTTAATGCCATGCCGGAATTTATAAGAAACACGTCCTGGGCAGATGCTATCATAAATTTTTATAAAAATTGCGTGCCCTTTTTCAATTTGGGCATGGGCTGGGTAATCCCCTTACTTTTAGGAACCGTTACAGGAATTATAATCTCGCATTTTCTGCCGGAAAAATCATAA
- a CDS encoding iron-containing alcohol dehydrogenase codes for MYVPTRFIFGSGRLKELHQQKLPGKKAMVAISNGKSVQENGTLDRTLSELRKAGIESAVFSGIGSNPTKSAVMEGAKFARDNGCDFILALGGGSVMDASKAIAMMAVNDGDLWDYVGGKTGKTLPLKNDPLPIVCITTTAGTGSEADQWGVVTNEETHEKIGVGGYDSSFPVLSIIDPELMVSVPPKFTAYQGFDALFHATESYVSAFASHMSDMYALTAIENVGKYLLRAVKGGNDIKAREGMAFANTLSGVAMTISVTTAEHSLEHAMSAYHPELPHGAGLIMISKAFYEFFIEKHACDERFIRMAQALGMKDASKPSDFITMLVKLQEDCGVSDLKMSDYNITSDEFDKLALNARETMGGLFQANPCEMTHEDCVAVFRKSYR; via the coding sequence ATGTATGTACCTACCCGTTTTATATTTGGAAGCGGCCGTTTAAAAGAACTTCATCAGCAGAAGCTCCCCGGAAAAAAGGCCATGGTTGCCATATCCAACGGCAAATCTGTACAGGAAAACGGCACTCTGGACCGCACTTTATCAGAGCTTAGAAAAGCAGGGATTGAATCGGCTGTATTTAGCGGCATAGGGTCAAACCCTACAAAATCTGCTGTTATGGAAGGAGCAAAATTTGCCCGTGATAACGGCTGTGATTTTATTCTTGCCTTAGGTGGTGGGAGTGTTATGGACGCTTCTAAGGCTATCGCCATGATGGCGGTAAATGACGGTGACCTGTGGGATTATGTTGGCGGAAAAACTGGAAAGACCCTCCCTCTAAAGAACGACCCTCTTCCCATCGTCTGTATTACAACAACTGCCGGAACAGGAAGCGAGGCTGATCAATGGGGAGTTGTAACCAATGAGGAAACCCATGAAAAAATCGGCGTAGGAGGATACGATTCATCATTTCCTGTACTGTCCATTATTGACCCGGAGCTGATGGTATCGGTTCCCCCTAAGTTTACTGCTTATCAAGGTTTTGATGCACTTTTTCATGCCACAGAAAGCTATGTCTCTGCTTTTGCGAGCCATATGAGCGATATGTATGCCCTTACAGCAATCGAAAATGTAGGAAAATATCTTCTTCGTGCTGTTAAAGGCGGAAATGACATAAAAGCACGGGAAGGAATGGCTTTTGCCAATACTCTTTCCGGCGTGGCAATGACCATAAGCGTCACAACCGCGGAGCATTCTTTAGAGCATGCCATGTCCGCCTATCACCCTGAGCTTCCTCATGGTGCAGGACTGATTATGATTTCCAAAGCCTTTTATGAATTCTTCATTGAAAAACATGCTTGCGATGAACGCTTTATCCGTATGGCCCAAGCCCTCGGCATGAAAGATGCTTCTAAGCCTTCGGATTTCATTACCATGCTTGTGAAATTGCAGGAAGATTGCGGCGTATCAGATTTAAAAATGAGTGATTATAATATTACCTCCGATGAGTTTGACAAGCTTGCCCTCAATGCCCGGGAAACTATGGGCGGGCTCTTTCAAGCCAATCCTTGTGAAATGACCCATGAGGACTGTGTGGCAGTTTTTAGAAAATCCTATCGTTAA
- the yedE gene encoding YedE family putative selenium transporter, with translation MNNKKHLTLIILTGGVIGLLAVILTVMGNPPNMGICVACFIRDTAGALGLDAAANVQYIRPEIIGFILGAFLLSLFRKEFKPTGGSAPFVRFSVSFFVMIGALVFLGCPLRMVLRLAGGDLNALVGLAGFTFGIAVGAYFLKKGFSLGRAQNQPAVSGYIMPAIAVALLVFLIARPAFIKFSEEGPGSMHAPLIIALLAGLTVGALAQRSRMCMAGGIRDLILIKNPSMALGYLAIFAVALVANIALSKFKLGFAEQPIAHTSFVWNFLGMTLVGYGSTLLGGCPLRQTIMAGEGNADAAICFAGLLLGGATAHNFGLAASPAGVPVNGQIAVIIGILFVSIIAFMNIRKRSVN, from the coding sequence ATGAATAATAAGAAACATCTTACTCTTATTATTTTAACGGGAGGAGTTATCGGCCTTTTAGCTGTTATTCTTACCGTTATGGGTAATCCGCCGAATATGGGTATCTGCGTAGCATGCTTCATAAGAGATACGGCAGGCGCCTTAGGCCTCGATGCCGCGGCCAATGTTCAGTACATAAGACCTGAGATTATAGGCTTTATTTTGGGAGCTTTTCTGCTTTCCCTTTTTAGGAAGGAATTTAAACCCACAGGAGGTTCCGCACCTTTTGTACGGTTTTCCGTATCCTTTTTTGTCATGATAGGGGCCTTAGTATTTTTAGGCTGTCCGCTCCGTATGGTTTTAAGGCTTGCCGGAGGCGACCTTAATGCCCTTGTAGGCCTTGCAGGATTTACCTTTGGCATAGCTGTGGGAGCATATTTCCTTAAAAAAGGCTTTTCCCTTGGCAGAGCGCAAAACCAGCCTGCAGTAAGCGGATATATTATGCCTGCCATAGCAGTAGCCTTGCTTGTGTTTTTAATAGCAAGACCTGCATTTATTAAATTCAGCGAAGAAGGCCCCGGCTCCATGCATGCGCCTCTTATAATAGCCCTTTTAGCCGGCCTTACAGTAGGCGCTCTTGCTCAAAGAAGCCGTATGTGTATGGCAGGGGGAATACGCGACCTTATACTGATTAAAAATCCTTCCATGGCTTTAGGCTATCTTGCTATTTTTGCGGTAGCGCTTGTGGCAAATATAGCTTTAAGCAAATTTAAGCTTGGTTTTGCTGAACAGCCCATAGCCCATACGAGTTTTGTATGGAATTTCCTCGGCATGACTTTAGTTGGCTACGGTTCAACGCTTTTAGGCGGCTGCCCTTTAAGACAGACGATTATGGCGGGAGAAGGAAACGCCGACGCCGCAATCTGCTTTGCCGGTCTTCTTTTAGGGGGAGCAACTGCCCATAACTTCGGCTTGGCAGCATCCCCAGCAGGGGTTCCTGTAAACGGACAGATAGCTGTTATCATAGGCATTTTATTTGTAAGCATAATCGCATTTATGAATATACGGAAAAGGAGCGTTAATTAA
- a CDS encoding acyl-[acyl-carrier-protein] thioesterase codes for MKERFCSEFYIDYQGVDENLCTSFPRLMGYIQETSLLHTENSGYSMSWFAENEKAFILTNWEIECIKLPKWGDKIKIYTWPSFFKGILATRSFIAFDEDEHVLLKADSQWIYTDLIKKKPLKIQEDMVKNYGAVYPGHFEKENFPDLEGYSLVNSSMEKVKRSDTDSNHHANNVSYIRWITDSIADEIYNSRSLNKISIKYKKECKLNDNIVIENYAKDDSFLDFVTIVREPEDKDAVHCIARSLWNKIN; via the coding sequence ATGAAAGAAAGATTTTGTTCCGAATTTTATATTGATTATCAGGGGGTAGACGAAAATCTTTGTACAAGCTTTCCAAGGCTTATGGGATATATTCAGGAGACTTCCCTCTTACATACGGAAAATTCGGGATACTCCATGAGCTGGTTTGCGGAAAATGAAAAGGCTTTTATACTTACCAACTGGGAAATTGAATGTATAAAGCTCCCCAAATGGGGCGATAAAATTAAAATATACACATGGCCTTCTTTTTTCAAAGGAATCTTGGCCACAAGAAGCTTTATAGCTTTTGACGAAGACGAACATGTTCTTCTCAAAGCGGATTCTCAATGGATTTATACAGACCTTATAAAAAAGAAGCCCTTAAAAATACAAGAAGATATGGTTAAAAATTACGGTGCCGTATACCCCGGGCATTTTGAAAAGGAGAACTTTCCTGATTTGGAAGGGTATTCTTTGGTAAATTCATCGATGGAAAAAGTAAAAAGAAGTGACACGGATTCTAATCACCATGCAAACAATGTAAGCTATATCCGCTGGATTACAGACAGTATAGCTGATGAAATATATAACAGCAGAAGCTTAAATAAAATAAGCATAAAATATAAGAAAGAATGCAAGCTTAACGATAATATTGTAATAGAAAATTATGCGAAAGACGATTCCTTTTTAGATTTTGTAACCATCGTCAGAGAACCTGAAGATAAAGATGCAGTACACTGCATAGCTCGAAGCCTATGGAATAAAATAAATTGA
- a CDS encoding S-ribosylhomocysteine lyase, with product MEKIPSFTVNHLDLLPGIYISRKDTVGNTVITTFDLRFTRPNTEPVMNTAEIHAIEHLGATFLRNSSFKDHIVYFGPMGCRTGFYLLLKGDFKPMDIGSLLKDMCGFIMDFEAPIPGASPRDCGNYLDLNLPMAKYYAKKYMTEVLQCLSEKNTVYPE from the coding sequence ATGGAAAAAATACCGAGTTTTACCGTCAACCATCTTGACCTTTTACCTGGAATATATATTTCCAGAAAAGATACCGTAGGAAATACTGTCATAACCACTTTCGACCTTCGTTTTACAAGGCCTAATACAGAGCCTGTAATGAATACAGCAGAAATACACGCCATAGAACATTTGGGGGCAACTTTTTTAAGAAATTCTTCCTTTAAGGACCATATTGTATATTTCGGCCCTATGGGCTGCCGTACAGGATTTTATCTTTTGCTTAAAGGCGATTTCAAGCCCATGGATATTGGCAGCCTCCTGAAGGATATGTGCGGTTTTATCATGGATTTTGAAGCGCCTATCCCCGGAGCCTCCCCCAGAGACTGCGGAAATTATCTGGACCTTAATCTTCCCATGGCAAAATATTATGCTAAAAAATATATGACGGAAGTGCTTCAATGCTTAAGCGAGAAAAACACCGTTTATCCTGAATAG
- a CDS encoding sulfurtransferase TusA family protein — protein MKENFVDARGLSCPEPVLMAKDALKEYSGKEFTIAVSSPNARDNVLGLIEGAGRKTAIEEKEDGCYIKVLS, from the coding sequence ATGAAGGAGAATTTTGTAGACGCAAGAGGGCTTTCCTGCCCTGAGCCTGTTTTAATGGCGAAAGACGCATTGAAAGAATATTCCGGTAAAGAATTTACTATAGCCGTAAGCTCCCCTAACGCAAGAGATAATGTACTTGGCCTTATTGAAGGGGCCGGCAGAAAAACTGCCATAGAGGAAAAAGAAGACGGCTGTTACATAAAGGTATTAAGTTAA
- a CDS encoding cysteine peptidase family C39 domain-containing protein → MLYLNQLDYPEMYYPTNAKEEGGLGEGKNNVKTAGCGLCSLCMVVENMTLNKFPLEECLQMSLELKANLDPGTNLKILAPAVAEKFDLAYTTTSDENDLLDHLRSGGMAIANTGGDREGYNAVFSHGGHYIVLLSCKQNTVCVLDPSQKEDKFETPERSTKVTVKGNFIYTDISVLKQDTSNRTPSFYLFARK, encoded by the coding sequence ATGCTCTATCTAAACCAATTAGATTATCCTGAAATGTATTACCCCACCAATGCAAAAGAAGAAGGCGGATTGGGCGAGGGAAAAAACAATGTTAAAACTGCCGGCTGCGGCCTTTGCAGCCTTTGCATGGTGGTTGAAAATATGACCCTGAATAAATTTCCTTTGGAAGAATGCCTTCAAATGTCTCTTGAGCTTAAAGCAAATTTAGACCCAGGAACAAATCTTAAAATTCTTGCCCCTGCCGTGGCAGAAAAATTCGATTTAGCCTATACTACAACAAGCGATGAAAATGACCTCTTAGACCACCTTCGCTCCGGGGGCATGGCTATAGCAAATACCGGCGGCGACAGGGAAGGCTATAATGCCGTATTTTCCCATGGGGGCCATTACATAGTTCTTCTTTCCTGCAAGCAAAATACTGTTTGCGTCCTTGACCCTTCCCAGAAAGAGGATAAATTTGAAACCCCTGAAAGAAGCACTAAGGTTACAGTAAAAGGGAATTTCATTTATACGGATATAAGCGTTTTAAAGCAGGATACATCCAACAGGACCCCTTCCTTTTATCTTTTTGCAAGAAAGTAA
- a CDS encoding AlkZ-related protein, which translates to MDFTKRQIQNYGDFIETLEKAGFSMGGGKGEGIYTIIPWSWDENPPYDTPVKWHTGDSETDPWEWRMRVLDEREDIAYGKVFFKKSGYITKEWYPYFLAVRRQSMDFSESYENGLVSNMAKKIYEFISEYEALPLHGIKALGGFGKEDKSKFDAAITELQMKMFITMCGRQQKVSKKGEEYGWSSTVFCTTERFFGEDIFQKATEIIPQEAEEKIRSQIRILNPEAEEKKIIKFIKG; encoded by the coding sequence ATGGATTTTACAAAAAGGCAGATACAAAATTACGGGGATTTTATAGAAACCTTGGAGAAAGCGGGCTTTTCTATGGGAGGCGGAAAAGGTGAGGGCATATATACTATAATCCCTTGGAGCTGGGACGAAAATCCGCCCTATGACACTCCTGTAAAATGGCATACGGGAGACAGTGAAACAGACCCATGGGAATGGAGAATGCGGGTTTTAGACGAAAGAGAAGACATTGCCTACGGAAAAGTGTTTTTTAAAAAGAGCGGCTACATAACGAAAGAATGGTATCCTTATTTTCTGGCAGTTAGAAGGCAGTCCATGGATTTTTCAGAGAGTTATGAAAACGGTCTTGTAAGTAATATGGCTAAGAAAATATATGAATTTATTTCTGAATATGAGGCTTTGCCGCTTCATGGCATTAAGGCCCTTGGGGGATTTGGAAAAGAAGACAAAAGCAAATTCGATGCCGCCATAACGGAGCTTCAAATGAAAATGTTTATAACCATGTGCGGAAGGCAGCAGAAGGTATCGAAAAAGGGAGAGGAATACGGCTGGTCTTCCACGGTCTTTTGTACAACGGAGCGGTTTTTTGGAGAAGATATTTTCCAAAAGGCGACAGAAATAATTCCTCAAGAGGCGGAAGAAAAAATACGGAGTCAAATACGAATCCTGAATCCCGAAGCGGAAGAAAAGAAAATAATTAAATTTATAAAAGGGTAG
- a CDS encoding DUF3343 domain-containing protein, whose amino-acid sequence MNVLITFHSVSSALYLDKIMKDKEMECKIVPVPRALSSSCGYCAIIKGKEPAEFKEYMDLNDIEWEEIYTFGANEQYALFTVRE is encoded by the coding sequence ATGAATGTATTAATCACCTTTCATTCTGTAAGCTCAGCATTATATCTTGATAAAATAATGAAAGACAAGGAGATGGAATGCAAAATAGTGCCTGTTCCCAGGGCCTTAAGTTCCTCCTGCGGGTATTGTGCAATAATCAAAGGCAAAGAGCCTGCCGAGTTTAAAGAATATATGGACTTAAACGATATCGAGTGGGAAGAAATATACACCTTCGGTGCAAATGAGCAATATGCACTTTTTACGGTAAGAGAATGA
- a CDS encoding class I SAM-dependent methyltransferase has product MNNIYDDKNFFEQYANMSRSQGGLSKAGEWHQFKAHFPDLKDKNVLDLGCGYGWHCKYAVACGAKEVMGIDLSEKMIQKAMEINLSPEITYQVGGLDDYSYPADTYDCVISNLVLHYVADMDAIFKKVYRTLKPEGSFLLNIEHPVFTSGINQDWIYDSDGKPKYWPVDNYFYPGERSVCFLGQNIIKQHHTLTQILMGLINAGFNIKAVEEAMPEEDMQNLSGMADEMRRPMMLLIRAEKEIRE; this is encoded by the coding sequence ATGAATAATATTTATGACGATAAGAATTTTTTTGAACAGTATGCTAATATGTCCCGAAGCCAAGGGGGATTATCCAAAGCCGGCGAATGGCACCAATTTAAAGCCCACTTTCCCGATTTAAAGGATAAAAATGTTCTTGACCTTGGGTGCGGCTATGGCTGGCACTGTAAATATGCCGTAGCATGCGGGGCAAAAGAGGTAATGGGAATTGACTTAAGCGAAAAAATGATTCAAAAAGCCATGGAGATAAATCTAAGCCCTGAAATTACCTATCAGGTAGGAGGCCTTGATGATTATAGCTATCCTGCCGACACATATGACTGTGTGATTTCTAATCTGGTACTCCATTATGTCGCAGATATGGATGCAATTTTTAAAAAGGTGTATAGGACCCTGAAACCAGAGGGCAGTTTTCTTCTTAATATCGAACACCCAGTTTTCACATCAGGCATAAACCAAGACTGGATTTATGATTCCGACGGAAAGCCTAAATATTGGCCTGTTGATAATTATTTTTATCCGGGGGAAAGGTCAGTATGCTTTCTTGGGCAAAATATCATAAAACAGCATCACACTTTAACCCAGATTTTAATGGGCCTTATTAATGCCGGATTTAATATTAAGGCTGTTGAAGAAGCTATGCCGGAAGAGGATATGCAAAATCTTTCAGGGATGGCTGACGAAATGCGCCGGCCGATGATGCTGCTTATAAGGGCCGAAAAAGAAATAAGGGAATAG
- a CDS encoding DNA-3-methyladenine glycosylase I: protein MCEKGSRCGWAGSEQIYVDYHDKEWGRPLHDENRLFEMLILEGQQAGLSWITILKKRENMREAYDNFNPEKIARYEEEKIEELMNNPGIIRNKLKIKSAINNAGRYMALKEEGFTLDDFLWKYVDYTPIINHFKSYKEAPAKTELSDRISKDLKKLGFNFVGSTIIYAYMQAIGMVNDHEESCICRNV from the coding sequence ATGTGTGAAAAAGGTTCAAGGTGCGGCTGGGCAGGAAGCGAGCAGATTTATGTGGATTATCATGACAAAGAATGGGGGAGACCCCTCCACGATGAAAACAGGCTTTTTGAGATGCTTATTCTTGAAGGCCAGCAGGCAGGGCTTTCATGGATTACCATTCTCAAAAAAAGAGAGAACATGCGAGAGGCCTACGATAATTTTAACCCCGAAAAAATTGCCCGCTATGAAGAAGAAAAAATAGAAGAACTTATGAATAACCCCGGTATCATCAGAAACAAGCTTAAAATAAAATCTGCAATCAATAATGCCGGAAGATATATGGCGCTTAAGGAAGAGGGCTTCACTTTAGATGACTTTTTATGGAAATACGTTGATTATACGCCTATAATCAATCATTTTAAATCCTATAAAGAAGCTCCTGCCAAAACAGAGCTTTCCGACAGAATATCTAAGGATTTGAAAAAACTTGGCTTTAATTTTGTAGGCTCTACAATCATCTATGCCTATATGCAGGCTATCGGCATGGTAAATGATCATGAGGAAAGCTGCATTTGCCGAAATGTATAA
- a CDS encoding DUF3100 domain-containing protein, with protein MTETKKGLFSDWKVHLLCIVLVIVAEFIGNKRFAFEIGSFPMSFTLLPMLYVLIIGLILGGFKLIDQESMKTASPYIGISVMWLIAKMGAQIGPNIEPVLAAGPILILQEIGNLGPVFFSMPVAVYVFKMGRQAVGASFSISREGGIAIIGSLYGLDSPEGQGVMGAYITGTVIGTIFNAIMASVLLATGVFSPEALGMAAGTGSASMMAAALAPVVEAFPHMADELSAYAAASQVLTAFDGLYINLFVALPVANWLYKVCGGAEKHAANEAKKAAKKARG; from the coding sequence ATGACAGAAACAAAAAAAGGACTTTTTAGCGACTGGAAGGTGCATCTTTTATGTATCGTTCTCGTTATAGTCGCAGAATTCATCGGGAACAAAAGATTTGCTTTTGAAATCGGAAGCTTTCCAATGAGTTTTACGCTTCTGCCTATGCTTTACGTTCTTATCATAGGACTTATCCTCGGCGGATTTAAACTCATCGATCAAGAAAGCATGAAAACCGCGTCGCCTTATATCGGAATATCCGTTATGTGGCTCATCGCTAAAATGGGCGCTCAGATCGGTCCTAATATTGAGCCGGTTCTTGCCGCGGGTCCTATCCTTATCCTTCAGGAAATAGGTAACCTTGGACCAGTATTCTTTTCAATGCCCGTCGCCGTATATGTGTTTAAAATGGGTAGGCAGGCCGTCGGCGCCAGTTTCTCCATATCCCGTGAGGGCGGTATCGCCATCATCGGCAGCCTTTACGGTCTTGACTCTCCAGAAGGTCAGGGTGTTATGGGTGCTTACATAACAGGTACGGTTATCGGTACTATATTCAATGCAATCATGGCTTCCGTTCTTCTTGCAACAGGTGTATTTAGCCCTGAAGCTCTTGGTATGGCCGCCGGAACAGGTTCCGCCTCCATGATGGCTGCCGCTCTTGCTCCTGTAGTTGAGGCATTCCCTCACATGGCTGACGAGCTTTCCGCTTATGCTGCTGCAAGTCAGGTTCTTACAGCCTTTGACGGCCTTTATATTAACCTTTTCGTTGCTCTTCCTGTAGCTAACTGGCTTTATAAAGTTTGCGGCGGCGCCGAAAAACACGCTGCTAACGAAGCAAAGAAAGCTGCGAAAAAGGCAAGAGGTTAA
- a CDS encoding gamma-glutamyl-gamma-aminobutyrate hydrolase family protein, whose amino-acid sequence MNKPIIGILASSSHMPAGDFGSIWKITLNKAYSDAILNNGGIPLIINPSSDFEVLRPLLDVCSGLLFPGGEDVDPAYFNEDPHPLLGVIRPEIDEFSFVCAKYAFEKHMPILGICRGMQLLNVAKGGSLYQDLSLRPVENILHAQSYNRSYLVHKVDIKEHTLLHKIFNKNTISVNTMHHQAVNKLGEGLIISAVAPDGIAEAIESPCGNILAVQWHPEELTVSAPEMNLLFKHLIEKAKEFNN is encoded by the coding sequence ATGAATAAGCCTATTATAGGCATTCTTGCAAGCTCTAGTCATATGCCGGCAGGGGATTTCGGAAGCATCTGGAAAATAACGCTTAATAAGGCCTACTCCGATGCAATATTAAATAACGGAGGCATTCCTCTGATTATAAACCCGTCTTCCGATTTTGAGGTTTTAAGGCCGCTTTTAGATGTATGCTCGGGCCTTTTATTCCCCGGCGGCGAAGATGTTGACCCTGCCTATTTCAATGAAGACCCTCACCCCCTTCTCGGTGTTATCCGGCCGGAGATTGACGAATTTTCCTTCGTCTGTGCAAAATATGCCTTTGAAAAACATATGCCCATTTTAGGCATATGCCGGGGAATGCAATTATTAAACGTTGCAAAGGGCGGAAGCCTTTATCAGGACCTTTCCTTAAGGCCTGTTGAAAATATACTTCATGCGCAGAGTTATAATCGTTCTTACCTTGTTCATAAAGTAGATATAAAGGAGCATACTCTGCTCCATAAGATATTTAATAAAAATACTATATCTGTAAACACCATGCACCATCAAGCCGTAAATAAGCTGGGAGAAGGCCTTATTATATCTGCAGTTGCCCCGGACGGCATTGCAGAAGCCATTGAAAGCCCCTGCGGAAATATTTTAGCCGTTCAGTGGCACCCTGAGGAGCTTACGGTTTCCGCTCCTGAAATGAATTTGCTTTTTAAGCATCTCATTGAAAAAGCGAAGGAATTCAATAACTAA
- a CDS encoding bifunctional transcriptional activator/DNA repair enzyme AdaA gives MTKEEKWKASIACDASYDGKFFYGVKTTGIFCRPSCKSKSPKMENVLFFDSLEEAQRSGLRPCKRCRPDLPEFQTQKEEAGKIKDICLKYFTDADMLKKEMQKLCIGRNRMIRLFHNYYGKTPSEYLNELRIGHAKKLLLESESNILHIAMESGFKNQSSFYIQFHKSTGLSPGEFRQKESKIN, from the coding sequence GTGACGAAGGAAGAAAAATGGAAGGCTTCTATCGCCTGTGATGCATCCTACGACGGAAAGTTTTTCTATGGGGTAAAGACCACGGGTATCTTTTGCCGCCCATCCTGCAAATCAAAAAGCCCTAAAATGGAAAACGTTCTTTTTTTCGATAGTCTGGAGGAAGCACAAAGGTCGGGCCTTCGTCCCTGTAAGCGATGCCGTCCCGATCTTCCGGAATTTCAGACCCAAAAGGAAGAAGCAGGAAAAATAAAAGATATATGCCTTAAATACTTTACAGACGCAGATATGTTAAAAAAAGAGATGCAAAAGCTTTGTATCGGCCGTAACCGTATGATACGCTTATTCCATAATTATTACGGAAAAACCCCTTCGGAATATCTGAATGAGCTCCGTATAGGCCATGCGAAAAAGCTTCTTCTAGAGAGTGAAAGCAATATTCTTCATATTGCCATGGAAAGCGGCTTTAAAAACCAGTCTTCCTTTTATATTCAGTTTCATAAATCAACAGGCCTGTCTCCCGGAGAATTTCGCCAAAAGGAAAGTAAAATAAATTAA